One genomic segment of Acomys russatus chromosome 6, mAcoRus1.1, whole genome shotgun sequence includes these proteins:
- the Fcer1a gene encoding LOW QUALITY PROTEIN: high affinity immunoglobulin epsilon receptor subunit alpha (The sequence of the model RefSeq protein was modified relative to this genomic sequence to represent the inferred CDS: substituted 1 base at 1 genomic stop codon): XATQKSVVSLNPPWISIFTGEKVTLSCLRNSSLHKNSTKWIHNGTISKVTSTNLVIMSATIQDSGKYICQNQGLYKSKPVYLKVMQDWLLLQTTADVVLENESFDIRCHGWKNKNVHSVTYYQNGIAFKYCYKCSDISRKATLNNSGTYHCTGCVSRLNCTSEELRITVIKAYKSKYFWLQLFFPLLVVTLFAVDTGLLLSTQEEFKSVLTIQMMGKHKKP; the protein is encoded by the exons TAAGCCACTCAGAAATCTGTAGTGTCCTTGAACCCACCATGGATTAGCATATTTACAGGAGAGAAAGTTACTCTTTCATGCCTCAGGAACAGTTCTCTTCATAAGAACTCTACTAAATGGATCCACAATGGCACCATCTCTAAGGTGACATCTACAAATTTGGTCATTATGAGTGCCACCATTCAGGACAGTGGAAAATACATATGTCAGAACCAAGGACTTTACAAGAGTAAGCCTGTGTACCTGAAAGTGATGCAAG actggctgctccttcagacTACTGCGGATGTGGTCCTGGAGAATGAGTCCTTTGACATTAGGTGCCATGGCTGGAAGAACAAGAATGTGCACTCAGTAACTTATTACCAGAATGGCATTGCTTTCAAGTACTGCTATAAGTGTTCCGACATCTCTAGAAAAGCCACACTGAACAACAGTGGCACCTACCACTGCACAGGCTGTGTTAGTCGGCTGAACTGTACATCTGAGGAACTCAGAATTACTGTAATAAAAG CTTACAAAAGCAAGTATTTTTGGCTACAATTATTTTTCCCATTGTTGGTGGTGACTCTGTTTGCTGTGGACACAGGGTTATTGCTCTCAACCCAGGAAGAGTTCAAATCAGTCTTGACGATTCAGATGATGGGAAAACACAAAAAACCGTGA